In the Ensifer adhaerens genome, one interval contains:
- a CDS encoding 4Fe-4S dicluster domain-containing protein — protein sequence MIEIVSEDRCIKCDLCVDACPDNVFDAVADGAPVIARQSDCQTCFLCELFCPTDALYVSPLSEAIEGSTEADLVARGIMGSFRREMGWKNAKPRGTAGDMSYRIFETGTITP from the coding sequence ATGATCGAGATCGTCAGCGAGGATCGCTGCATCAAGTGTGACCTTTGTGTCGACGCATGCCCCGACAATGTCTTCGACGCCGTTGCTGATGGCGCTCCGGTCATTGCCCGGCAATCCGACTGTCAGACTTGCTTCTTGTGCGAACTCTTCTGCCCAACGGACGCCCTGTACGTGTCACCCCTTTCGGAAGCGATCGAGGGCTCGACCGAAGCCGATCTGGTCGCGAGAGGCATCATGGGGAGCTTCCGGCGCGAGATGGGGTGGAAGAATGCGAAGCCGCGGGGGACCGCTGGCGACATGAGCTACCGAATCTTCGAGACCGGAACGATTACACCCTAA